One region of Pseudomonas alvandae genomic DNA includes:
- a CDS encoding transposase, giving the protein MESYSKVGMQELDQRLSKIVEAARKKPVSVYRYGAPWVWIVSQDDWQSALKELSSYVPPGHSLVMLRPQIEELLEASSEPLQQWAREHQIQVPVPALMLALLLQLLYSLPSEKQLYEQLNYNLLFRWFVGLELNQRVWTFAVFVRDIGELLDSPHAAKLLERIVSEVFCGDLMHMPEFSLNFALLHTWLSRHSKHK; this is encoded by the coding sequence ATGGAAAGTTACTCGAAAGTGGGCATGCAGGAGCTGGACCAGCGCCTGTCGAAGATCGTCGAGGCTGCACGCAAGAAGCCGGTTTCGGTTTATCGCTACGGCGCACCCTGGGTGTGGATCGTGTCCCAGGACGACTGGCAGAGCGCCTTGAAGGAGTTGTCCAGCTACGTGCCGCCTGGCCATTCCCTGGTCATGTTGCGCCCACAAATCGAAGAACTGCTGGAGGCCTCCTCCGAACCCCTGCAGCAATGGGCACGGGAACATCAGATTCAGGTGCCGGTGCCGGCGTTGATGCTCGCCTTGTTGCTCCAACTGTTGTACTCGCTGCCCAGCGAAAAGCAGCTGTACGAGCAGCTCAATTACAACTTGCTGTTCCGCTGGTTTGTCGGCCTCGAGCTGAACCAGCGGGTCTGGACGTTCGCCGTCTTCGTGCGGGATATCGGCGAACTGCTGGATAGCCCTCACGCGGCGAAATTGCTCGAGCGCATCGTCAGCGAAGTGTTCTGCGGCGACTTGATGCACATGCCGGAATTCTCGTTGAACTTCGCCTTGTTGCACACCTGGCTGTCCAGGCATTCGAAACACAAATAA
- a CDS encoding ShlB/FhaC/HecB family hemolysin secretion/activation protein gives MLALAFEAPAFAEEAATLIEADAGTPARLVDVNEYVVRGNTVLDARDIEEAVYAFLGPQRSLTDIEGARDALQQRYQAKGYQSVFVELPEQQVEGGVVYLQVSETRIGRVRVVGTQHYSPVNVREEVPALTEGKVADFAAVQTQLAVANRNPGRQVVPVVREGQRPGTMDVDLQVEDKNPWQASIGLNNDYSADTEKLRSVVTFGHNNLWQRGHTASLTYFTAPEDRDNAQVWSGSYNAPLSERWNVQFAGYQSDSNVATIGGSNVLGKGHSYGVSLIYSVPPQGVWANSLSVGVDFKDFDEALQFGGSSDEVPIKYAPITLAYNGFRYTETSQFGLGLSIVAGTRSFFGYGSDADEFRAKRYESNPSFAVFKGDSTFTQTFAGDWQAASKLSFQLASGPLVSNEQFSAGGATSVRGYLAAERTGDDGVLFSQELRTPSLSKHLGEGVGSYVDSWRWYVFAEGAQMALQDALPDQEADYSLASVGFGTRATLREWLSGSLDWGLPLKDGPNTRKHDSRVHFNVQATF, from the coding sequence ATGCTCGCTCTGGCCTTCGAGGCGCCGGCATTCGCCGAAGAGGCTGCCACGCTGATCGAGGCTGACGCCGGAACGCCTGCGCGGCTGGTGGATGTGAACGAATACGTCGTGCGCGGCAATACCGTGCTCGACGCGCGCGACATCGAAGAAGCGGTGTACGCGTTCCTCGGGCCGCAACGCAGCCTCACCGATATCGAAGGTGCCCGCGACGCGCTGCAACAGCGCTACCAGGCCAAGGGTTACCAGTCGGTATTCGTCGAACTGCCGGAGCAGCAGGTCGAAGGCGGCGTGGTGTACCTGCAAGTCAGCGAAACCCGGATCGGCCGGGTGCGCGTGGTTGGCACCCAGCACTACTCTCCCGTCAATGTGCGCGAAGAAGTTCCGGCGCTGACAGAAGGCAAGGTGGCCGATTTCGCGGCGGTGCAAACCCAGCTGGCGGTTGCCAACCGTAACCCGGGACGCCAGGTGGTGCCGGTCGTGCGCGAAGGGCAGCGCCCGGGAACGATGGATGTCGACTTGCAAGTCGAAGACAAGAACCCCTGGCAGGCCAGTATCGGGCTCAACAACGACTACAGCGCCGACACCGAAAAGCTGCGTTCGGTGGTCACGTTCGGCCACAACAACCTCTGGCAACGCGGCCATACGGCTTCGCTGACCTATTTCACCGCCCCCGAGGACCGCGACAACGCGCAGGTCTGGTCGGGTTCCTATAACGCCCCCTTGAGTGAGCGCTGGAACGTGCAGTTCGCCGGCTATCAATCCGACAGCAACGTCGCAACCATCGGCGGTAGCAACGTGTTGGGCAAGGGCCATTCCTACGGCGTGTCACTGATCTACAGCGTGCCCCCGCAAGGCGTCTGGGCCAACTCGCTGTCGGTGGGCGTCGATTTCAAGGATTTCGATGAAGCCCTGCAGTTCGGCGGTTCGAGCGATGAAGTGCCGATCAAGTACGCGCCCATCACCTTGGCCTACAACGGCTTTCGCTACACCGAAACCTCGCAGTTCGGCCTGGGCCTGAGCATCGTCGCCGGCACTCGCAGCTTCTTCGGTTATGGCAGCGACGCCGATGAATTTCGCGCCAAGCGCTATGAATCCAATCCCAGCTTCGCGGTGTTCAAGGGCGACAGCACCTTTACCCAGACGTTTGCCGGTGACTGGCAAGCGGCGAGCAAGTTGAGCTTCCAGCTGGCTTCCGGGCCGCTGGTTTCCAACGAGCAGTTTTCCGCCGGTGGCGCCACCAGCGTGCGCGGTTACCTGGCTGCGGAACGCACGGGCGATGACGGGGTGCTGTTTTCCCAGGAACTGCGCACGCCGTCGTTGAGCAAACACCTGGGCGAAGGCGTTGGCAGCTACGTCGACAGTTGGCGTTGGTATGTCTTCGCCGAGGGCGCGCAGATGGCCCTGCAAGACGCATTACCCGACCAGGAAGCCGATTACAGCCTGGCAAGCGTTGGCTTCGGCACTCGCGCGACCTTGCGCGAGTGGTTGTCCGGCAGCCTCGACTGGGGCCTGCCGCTCAAGGACGGCCCCAATACCCGCAAACACGACTCACGCGTGCACTTCAACGTGCAGGCAACTTTTTGA